In Triticum aestivum cultivar Chinese Spring chromosome 5B, IWGSC CS RefSeq v2.1, whole genome shotgun sequence, the following proteins share a genomic window:
- the LOC123110831 gene encoding bifunctional 3-dehydroquinate dehydratase/shikimate dehydrogenase, chloroplastic isoform X1 gives MAAAMSVSAVVPPAAAVARARTLLCVPATARAPREMAAEVAAAAALGADLAELRLDRLAGFAPRRDLPALLAKPRTLPALVTYRPKWEGGEYEGDDEPRFEALQLAMELGAEYVDIELKVADKFMKFMSGKKPENCKLIVSSHNYDNTPSAEELAILLAQIQATGADIVKIATTATEIVDVSRMFEILVHCQEKQVPIIGLVMNDRGFISRVLCPKFGGYLTFGSLEKGKESAPSQPTAADLINVYNIRQIGPDTKVFGIIGNPVGHSKSPVLHNEAFRSVGLNAVYVPFLVDDLAKFLSTYSSPHFAGFSCTIPHKEAAVRCCDEVDPIARDIGAVNTIIRKPDGKLVGYNTDYVGAISAIEDGIRATQPTHSTTSPLAGRLFVVIGAGGAGKALAYGAKEKGARVVIANRTFARAQELGNLIGGPALTLTELENYHPEEGMILANTTAIGMHPNVNETPLSKQALKSYAVVFDAVYTPKETRLLREAAECGATVVSGLEMFIRQAMGQFEHFTGMPAVDGKFRALANSLDNPSAVKGNRSTSLKPRL, from the exons atggcggcggcgatgTCGGTGTCGGCCGTGGtcccgccggcggcggcggtggcgcgcgcgcggaCGCTGCTCTGCGTACCCGCCACGGCGCGCGCGCCGCGGGAGATGGCGGCGGAGGTGGCTGCCGCAGCCGCTCTCGGCGCCGACCTGGCTGAACTCCGCCTCGACCGCCTAGCCGGGTTCGCCCCGCGCCGGGACCTGCCCGCGCTCCTCGCCAAGCCTCGCACGCTCCCCGCCCTCGTCACATACAG GCCAAAGTGGGAAGGTGGTGAATATGAAGGCGATGATGAACCGCGATTCGAGGCACTTCAATTGGCAATGGAACTGGGAGCTGAATACGTTGATATTGAGCTTAAG GTTGCTGACAAATTTATGAAATTCATGTCCGGAAAGAAACCCGAGAACTGTAAGCTCATTGTTTCATCCCATAACTATGATAACACTCCTTCGGCAGAAGAGCTTGCCATCTTGTTGGCTCAGATTCAAGCAACTGGAGCTGATATAGTAAAAATTGCGACCACTGCTACTGAAATTGTTGATGTTTCAAGAATGTTTGAAATACTTGTACACTGCCAA GAAAAGCAGGTGCCGATCATAGGACTGGTGATGAACGACAGAGGATTTATTTCTCGTGTTCTCTGCCCCAAATTCGGTGGATACCTTACTTTTGGCTCTCTTGAAAAAGGAAAAGAATCTGCACCTTCACAGCCAACCGCTGCAGACTTGATCAATGTGTACAACATTAGACAGATAGGCCCAGATACCAAGGTGTTTGGTATTATTGGAAATCCTGTTGGACACAGTAAAAGCCCGGTTTTGCATAATGAAGCTTTCAGATCAGTGGGTTTGAATGCTGTGTATGTGCCATTTTTGGTGGATGACTTGGCTAAATTTCTTTCGACCTACTCTTCACCACACTTTGCTGGCTTCAG TTGTACAATTCCCCACAAGGAAGCTGCAGTTAGGTGCTGTGATGAGGTTGATCCTATTGCCAGG GACATTGGAGCTGTTAATACAATTATTAGAAAACCTGATGGGAAACTTGTAGGCTACAATACTGATTATGTCGGTGCAATTTCTGCTATTGAAGATGGAATAAGAG CAACACAACCAACGCATTCTACCACGTCACCACTGGCTGGAAGGCTTTTCGTTGTTATTGGGGCTGGTGGTGCAGGGAAAGCACTTGCTTACGGTGCAAAAGAGAAGGGAGCAAGGGTTGTAATAGCAAACCGCACTTTCG CACGTGCTCAAGAACTTGGTAACTTAATCGGTGGGCCTGCTTTGACTCTCACGGAGTTAGAAAACTACCATCCGGAGGAAGGGATGATTCTTGCAAACACAACAGCAATAGGAATGCATCCAAATGTCAATGAAACTCCTCTATCCAAG CAAGCGCTTAAATCTTATGCTGTTGTCTTCGATGCGGTCTACACACCGAAAGAGACAAGACTTCTTAGGGAAGCTGCAGAATGTGGAGCCACAGTTGTTAGCGGTTTGGAGATGTTCATAAGGCAAGCAATGGGTCAATTTGAGCATTTCACGGGCATGCCAG CGGTTGATGGTAAATTCCGAGCGCTGGCAAATTCTTTGGACAACCCTAGTGCCGTGAAGGGAAACAGGAGCACATCACTCAAACCTCGCTTGTGA
- the LOC123110834 gene encoding syntaxin-132 isoform X1, with amino-acid sequence MRNLLSNSFELNKEERPPGNVDIELGLQGDVSGSAQPGFDGFYEQVMEIEKLLETLTKLLKDLQNSNEESKVVTKASAMKDIKRRMEKDVNEVTKVARLTKSKLQQLNKENLANREKPGFHKGSSVDRSRTSVTMYTPSVILSLVFLFTSILFFALLIPLHNNLMCSTLTTRLRERISEFQTLREAIQTEYREVVERRVFTVTGERADEETIDKLIETGDSEQIFQRAIQEQGRGRVLDTLQEIQERHDTVKEIETKLLELQQIFLDLSVLVEAQGEILNNIEAQVTGAVEHVQTGTNLLQKARVLQKNTRKWTCIAIIILLIIVLVIVLSLRPWEKK; translated from the exons ATGCGCAACCTCCTCTCG AATTCATTTGAGCTCAACAAGGAGGAGCGGCCCCCGGGGAATGTCGACATTGAGCTAGGTTTGCAAGGCGACGTGTCGGGTTCTGCGCAGCCAGGTTTCGATGGCTTCTATGAACAG GTCATGGAGATTGAGAAGTTGCTTGAGACGTTGACAAAACTACTGAAGGATCTTCAG AACTCAAACGAGGAATCGAAGGTTGTCACTAAGGCATCAGCTATGAAAG ATATCAAAAGGCGCATGGAGAAGGATGTTAATGAAGTGACAAAGGTTGCACGGCTCACAAAATCAAAACTTCAGCAATTGAATAAAGAG AATCTTGCAAACAGAGAAAAGCCGGGCTTTCACAAGGGATCAAGTGTGGACCGATCTCGGACCTCAGTGACAATGTATACTCCTTCTGTCATCCTCTCGCTTGTTTTTCTTTTCACTTCtattctattttttgcattattgaTTCCACTTCATAATAATCTTATGTGCAGTACATTGACTACGAGGTTGAGAGAACGCATATCAGAGTTTCAG ACACTAAGAGAAGCAATCCAGACGGAGTACAGGGAAGTTGTAGAGCGGCGTGTTTTCACCG TAACGGGCGAGCGTGCTGATGAAGAG ACTATTGACAAGCTGATAGAAACCGGCGACAGTGAGCAAATTTTTCAAAGAGCTATTCAGGAACAAGGGCGTGGAAGG GTGCTCGACACACTCCAAGAGATCCAGGAGCGACATGACACGGTGAAAGAGATTGAGACTAAGCTCCTTGAGCTGCAGCAG ATTTTCCTCGACTTGTCGGTACTGGTTGAGGCGCAAGGTGAGATCCTGAACAACATCGAAGCGCAG GTTACAGGTGCAGTGGAGCATGTTCAGACTGGAACAAACCTCCTTCAGAAGGCGAGGGTCCTGCAAAAGAACACGCGGAAATGGACCTGCATAGCGATCATCATCCTGCTGATCATCGTACTCGTCATCGTCCTCTCGTTGAGACCATGGGAGAAGAAGTAG
- the LOC123110833 gene encoding phenylalanine--tRNA ligase, chloroplastic/mitochondrial — MRPLIRTACLRARVRAMATLPATAAFSSTRAPSPCPSPSRARRLLFAARFLPSAPPPPAGARALRTSAAAAEAAVEVGGVKIAREDVVKEDDPTNNVPDTIYSKIGLQLHRRDNHPLGILKNTIYDYFDKSFPGQFVKFDDLCPLVSTKQNFDDVLVPADHVSRSYNDTYYVDSQTVLRCHTSAHQAELLREGHTHFLVIGDVYRRDSIDSTHYPVFHQMEGFRVFSPDDWSGSGMDGTAYAATDLKKTLEGLATHLFGAVEMRWVDTYFPFTNPSFELEIYFQGDWLEVLGCGVTEQEILKSNGRTDHVAWAFGLGLERLAMVLFDIPDIRLFWSNDQRFTSQFSKGKLGIKFKPFSKFPPCYKDMSFWINDEFTENNLCEVVRGIAGDLVEEVKLIDNFTNKKGMTSHCYRIAYRSMERSLTDEEINDMQWNVREEVKSKLRIELR, encoded by the exons ATGCGCCCGCTTATCCGAACCGCCTGCCTCCGCGCTCGTGTGCGCGCCATGGCCACGCTTCCCGCCACCGCCGCCTTCTCCTCCAcacgcgccccttccccatgcCCCTCTCCTTCGCGCGCCCGTCGCCTGCTCTTCGCCGCCCGATTCCTCccctctgcgccgccgccgccggcagggGCACGGGCGCTCCGGacgtccgcggcggcggcggaggccgccgTCGAGGTGGGTGGCGTCAAGATCGCGCGAGAGG ATGTCGTCAAGGAGGATGACCCGACGAACAACGTGCCAGACACCATTTATTCAAAAATTGGTCTTCAGCTGCACAGGAGGGATAACCACCCTCTAGGGATTCTCAAGAACACTATCTACGATTACTTTGACAAAAGTTTTCCTGGCCAGTTTGTCAAGTTCGATGACCTCTGCCCTCTTGTTTCTACTAAGCAG AACTTTGATGATGTCTTGGTCCCTGCCGACCATGTAAGCCGGAGTTACAATGACACATACTATGTTGATTCTCAAACAGTCTTGAGGTGTCATACCAGCGCTCATCAAGCAGAGCTGCTAAGAGAAGGGCATACACACTTTCTTGTAATTGGAGATGTTTATCGTAGGGATTCTATTGATTCAACTCATTACCCTGTCTTCCATCAG ATGGAAGGCTTTCGTGTCTTCTCTCCAGATGACTGGTCAGGCTCTGGCATGGATGGGACAGCATATGCAGCTACTGACCTCAAGAAAACACTGGAAGGCTTGGCAACACATTTATTTG gtgctgttgaGATGCGCTGGGTTGATACTTACTTCCCATTTACCAACCCATCCTTTGAACTTGAGATATATTTTCAG GGTGACTGGTTGGAAGTTTTGGGATGTGGGGTCACTGAGCAGGAAATTTTGAAAAGCAATGGTAGGACAGATCATGTTGCATGGGCCTTCGGACTAGGCTTGGAGCGACTAGCAATGGTCCTCTTTGATATTCCAGATATTCGACTGTTCTGGTCAAATGATCAGCGGTTCACATCCCAG TTCTCTAAAGGCAAGCTTGGGATCAAGTTCAAGCCATTCTCGAAG TTTCCACCCTGTTACAAGGATATGAGTTTCTGGATAAATGATGAATTTACAGAGAACAATTTATGTGAGGTTGTCAGAGGAATTGCTGGAGATCTTGTAGAGGAG GTAAAACTAATAGACAATTTCACAAACAAGAAAGGCATGACGAGTCATTGCTACAGGATAGCCTATAGGTCAATGGAACGGTCACTCACAGATGAGGAGATTAACGACATGCAG TGGAACGTGAGAGAAGAGGTGAAAAGTAAATTGAGAATTGAGCTGAGATGA
- the LOC123110834 gene encoding syntaxin-132 isoform X3: protein MEIEKLLETLTKLLKDLQNSNEESKVVTKASAMKDIKRRMEKDVNEVTKVARLTKSKLQQLNKENLANREKPGFHKGSSVDRSRTSVTMYTPSVILSLVFLFTSILFFALLIPLHNNLMCSTLTTRLRERISEFQTLREAIQTEYREVVERRVFTVTGERADEETIDKLIETGDSEQIFQRAIQEQGRGRVLDTLQEIQERHDTVKEIETKLLELQQIFLDLSVLVEAQGEILNNIEAQVTGAVEHVQTGTNLLQKARVLQKNTRKWTCIAIIILLIIVLVIVLSLRPWEKK from the exons ATGGAGATTGAGAAGTTGCTTGAGACGTTGACAAAACTACTGAAGGATCTTCAG AACTCAAACGAGGAATCGAAGGTTGTCACTAAGGCATCAGCTATGAAAG ATATCAAAAGGCGCATGGAGAAGGATGTTAATGAAGTGACAAAGGTTGCACGGCTCACAAAATCAAAACTTCAGCAATTGAATAAAGAG AATCTTGCAAACAGAGAAAAGCCGGGCTTTCACAAGGGATCAAGTGTGGACCGATCTCGGACCTCAGTGACAATGTATACTCCTTCTGTCATCCTCTCGCTTGTTTTTCTTTTCACTTCtattctattttttgcattattgaTTCCACTTCATAATAATCTTATGTGCAGTACATTGACTACGAGGTTGAGAGAACGCATATCAGAGTTTCAG ACACTAAGAGAAGCAATCCAGACGGAGTACAGGGAAGTTGTAGAGCGGCGTGTTTTCACCG TAACGGGCGAGCGTGCTGATGAAGAG ACTATTGACAAGCTGATAGAAACCGGCGACAGTGAGCAAATTTTTCAAAGAGCTATTCAGGAACAAGGGCGTGGAAGG GTGCTCGACACACTCCAAGAGATCCAGGAGCGACATGACACGGTGAAAGAGATTGAGACTAAGCTCCTTGAGCTGCAGCAG ATTTTCCTCGACTTGTCGGTACTGGTTGAGGCGCAAGGTGAGATCCTGAACAACATCGAAGCGCAG GTTACAGGTGCAGTGGAGCATGTTCAGACTGGAACAAACCTCCTTCAGAAGGCGAGGGTCCTGCAAAAGAACACGCGGAAATGGACCTGCATAGCGATCATCATCCTGCTGATCATCGTACTCGTCATCGTCCTCTCGTTGAGACCATGGGAGAAGAAGTAG
- the LOC123110832 gene encoding mitochondrial substrate carrier family protein ucpB: MASPMSGDARTPPRGAAPYALYQFGTSGAAVAVATAVTHLLDVIKIRLQMQLAGQRGNLVGMGAIFTQMVEREGPRSLYLGFAPALTRSLIYGGLRLGLYEPCKHVCSYAFGSTNFAFKFASGVVAGALATALTNPMEVLKVRSQMSTSRTSTIGVMREIVSEEGVKALWKGVGPAMVRAGCLTASQMATYDEAKQVLLMWTPLEEGFQLHLMSSCIAGTAGTLVTAPIDMIKTRLMLQRESKGARVYRNGFHCAYQVVLTEGVKSLYKGGFATFARLGPQTAITFVACEKLRELAGMSAI, from the exons ATGGCATCGCCGATGTCCGGAGACGCACGCACGCCGCCCCGGGGCGCGGCGCCTTACGCTCTGTACCAGTTCGGCACCAGCggcgccgcggtcgccgtcgccaccgccgtcACGCATCTGCTCG ACGTTATCAAAATTAGACTCCAAATGCAGCTTGCTGGGCAAAGAGGAAACTTAGTTGGAATG GGGGCAATATTTACACAAATGGTAGAAAGGGAAGGGCCTCGATCACTCTATCTGGGATTTGCACCAGCATTGACTAGATCCCTCATCTATGGTGGCCTTCGATTAGGATTGTATGAGCCCTGCAAACATGTCTGCAGCTATGCATTTGGTTCAACAAACTTTGCTTTTAAATTTGCATCCGGAGTAGTTGCTGGTGCCCTAGCAACTGCATTGACAAATCCGATGGAGGTTTTAAAG GTGAGGTCACAGATGAGTACAAGCAGAACTAGTACAATTGGAGTGATGAGGGAAATTGTATCAGAGGAAGGAGTCAAAGCGCTTTGGAAAGGAGTTGGCCCAGCTATGGTGAGAGCAGGCTGCCTCACGGCATCACAAATGGCAACTTATGATGAGGCCAAACAG GTCTTGCTGATGTGGACACCACTTGAAGAAGGTTTTCAATTACATCTCAT GTCGAGCTGCATCGCTGGAACGGCTGGTACACTTGTGACTGCACCTATTGACATGATCAAAACAAGGCTAATGCTGCAACGGGAGTCCAAAGGTGCCAGAGTATACAGGAATGGTTTCCACTGTGCTTACCAG GTTGTCCTGACAGAGGGTGTAAAATCACTTTATAAAGG TGGGTTTGCCACCTTCGCAAGGTTAGGCCCTCAAACAGCTATCACTTTCGTCGCGTGCGAGAAGCTGCGGGAACTCGCTGGAATGTCTGCTATTTAG
- the LOC123110831 gene encoding bifunctional 3-dehydroquinate dehydratase/shikimate dehydrogenase, chloroplastic isoform X2, which produces MAAAMSVSAVVPPAAAVARARTLLCVPATARAPREMAAEVAAAAALGADLAELRLDRLAGFAPRRDLPALLAKPRTLPALVTYRPKWEGGEYEGDDEPRFEALQLAMELGAEYVDIELKVADKFMKFMSGKKPENCKLIVSSHNYDNTPSAEELAILLAQIQATGADIVKIATTATEIVDVSRMFEILVHCQEKQVPIIGLVMNDRGFISRVLCPKFGGYLTFGSLEKGKESAPSQPTAADLINVYNIRQIGPDTKVFGIIGNPVGHSKSPVLHNEAFRSVGLNAVYVPFLVDDLAKFLSTYSSPHFAGFSCTIPHKEAAVRCCDEVDPIARDIGAVNTIIRKPDGKLVGYNTDYVGAISAIEDGIRATQPTHSTTSPLAGRLFVVIGAGGAGKALAYGAKEKGARVVIANRTFARAQELGNLIGGPALTLTELENYHPEEGMILANTTAIGMHPNVNETPLSKQALKSYAVVFDAVYTPKETRLLREAAECGATVVSGLEMFIRQAMGQFEHFTGMPAPDSLMRDIVLRKT; this is translated from the exons atggcggcggcgatgTCGGTGTCGGCCGTGGtcccgccggcggcggcggtggcgcgcgcgcggaCGCTGCTCTGCGTACCCGCCACGGCGCGCGCGCCGCGGGAGATGGCGGCGGAGGTGGCTGCCGCAGCCGCTCTCGGCGCCGACCTGGCTGAACTCCGCCTCGACCGCCTAGCCGGGTTCGCCCCGCGCCGGGACCTGCCCGCGCTCCTCGCCAAGCCTCGCACGCTCCCCGCCCTCGTCACATACAG GCCAAAGTGGGAAGGTGGTGAATATGAAGGCGATGATGAACCGCGATTCGAGGCACTTCAATTGGCAATGGAACTGGGAGCTGAATACGTTGATATTGAGCTTAAG GTTGCTGACAAATTTATGAAATTCATGTCCGGAAAGAAACCCGAGAACTGTAAGCTCATTGTTTCATCCCATAACTATGATAACACTCCTTCGGCAGAAGAGCTTGCCATCTTGTTGGCTCAGATTCAAGCAACTGGAGCTGATATAGTAAAAATTGCGACCACTGCTACTGAAATTGTTGATGTTTCAAGAATGTTTGAAATACTTGTACACTGCCAA GAAAAGCAGGTGCCGATCATAGGACTGGTGATGAACGACAGAGGATTTATTTCTCGTGTTCTCTGCCCCAAATTCGGTGGATACCTTACTTTTGGCTCTCTTGAAAAAGGAAAAGAATCTGCACCTTCACAGCCAACCGCTGCAGACTTGATCAATGTGTACAACATTAGACAGATAGGCCCAGATACCAAGGTGTTTGGTATTATTGGAAATCCTGTTGGACACAGTAAAAGCCCGGTTTTGCATAATGAAGCTTTCAGATCAGTGGGTTTGAATGCTGTGTATGTGCCATTTTTGGTGGATGACTTGGCTAAATTTCTTTCGACCTACTCTTCACCACACTTTGCTGGCTTCAG TTGTACAATTCCCCACAAGGAAGCTGCAGTTAGGTGCTGTGATGAGGTTGATCCTATTGCCAGG GACATTGGAGCTGTTAATACAATTATTAGAAAACCTGATGGGAAACTTGTAGGCTACAATACTGATTATGTCGGTGCAATTTCTGCTATTGAAGATGGAATAAGAG CAACACAACCAACGCATTCTACCACGTCACCACTGGCTGGAAGGCTTTTCGTTGTTATTGGGGCTGGTGGTGCAGGGAAAGCACTTGCTTACGGTGCAAAAGAGAAGGGAGCAAGGGTTGTAATAGCAAACCGCACTTTCG CACGTGCTCAAGAACTTGGTAACTTAATCGGTGGGCCTGCTTTGACTCTCACGGAGTTAGAAAACTACCATCCGGAGGAAGGGATGATTCTTGCAAACACAACAGCAATAGGAATGCATCCAAATGTCAATGAAACTCCTCTATCCAAG CAAGCGCTTAAATCTTATGCTGTTGTCTTCGATGCGGTCTACACACCGAAAGAGACAAGACTTCTTAGGGAAGCTGCAGAATGTGGAGCCACAGTTGTTAGCGGTTTGGAGATGTTCATAAGGCAAGCAATGGGTCAATTTGAGCATTTCACGGGCATGCCAG CTCCAGATAGCTTGATGCGTGATATTGTTCTGAGAAAGACCTAA
- the LOC123110834 gene encoding syntaxin-132 isoform X2 — MRNLLSNSFELNKEERPPGNVDIELGLQGDVSGSAQPGFDGFYEQVMEIEKLLETLTKLLKDLQNSNEESKVVTKASAMKDIKRRMEKDVNEVTKVARLTKSKLQQLNKENLANREKPGFHKGSSVDRSRTSVTITLTTRLRERISEFQTLREAIQTEYREVVERRVFTVTGERADEETIDKLIETGDSEQIFQRAIQEQGRGRVLDTLQEIQERHDTVKEIETKLLELQQIFLDLSVLVEAQGEILNNIEAQVTGAVEHVQTGTNLLQKARVLQKNTRKWTCIAIIILLIIVLVIVLSLRPWEKK, encoded by the exons ATGCGCAACCTCCTCTCG AATTCATTTGAGCTCAACAAGGAGGAGCGGCCCCCGGGGAATGTCGACATTGAGCTAGGTTTGCAAGGCGACGTGTCGGGTTCTGCGCAGCCAGGTTTCGATGGCTTCTATGAACAG GTCATGGAGATTGAGAAGTTGCTTGAGACGTTGACAAAACTACTGAAGGATCTTCAG AACTCAAACGAGGAATCGAAGGTTGTCACTAAGGCATCAGCTATGAAAG ATATCAAAAGGCGCATGGAGAAGGATGTTAATGAAGTGACAAAGGTTGCACGGCTCACAAAATCAAAACTTCAGCAATTGAATAAAGAG AATCTTGCAAACAGAGAAAAGCCGGGCTTTCACAAGGGATCAAGTGTGGACCGATCTCGGACCTCAGTGACAAT TACATTGACTACGAGGTTGAGAGAACGCATATCAGAGTTTCAG ACACTAAGAGAAGCAATCCAGACGGAGTACAGGGAAGTTGTAGAGCGGCGTGTTTTCACCG TAACGGGCGAGCGTGCTGATGAAGAG ACTATTGACAAGCTGATAGAAACCGGCGACAGTGAGCAAATTTTTCAAAGAGCTATTCAGGAACAAGGGCGTGGAAGG GTGCTCGACACACTCCAAGAGATCCAGGAGCGACATGACACGGTGAAAGAGATTGAGACTAAGCTCCTTGAGCTGCAGCAG ATTTTCCTCGACTTGTCGGTACTGGTTGAGGCGCAAGGTGAGATCCTGAACAACATCGAAGCGCAG GTTACAGGTGCAGTGGAGCATGTTCAGACTGGAACAAACCTCCTTCAGAAGGCGAGGGTCCTGCAAAAGAACACGCGGAAATGGACCTGCATAGCGATCATCATCCTGCTGATCATCGTACTCGTCATCGTCCTCTCGTTGAGACCATGGGAGAAGAAGTAG